TCCCCATACGCTTCATTTCATAAAatgctgtgtgtttgtaagCTGGTAACCATTGATACCCTCTCCCTGGATGTCCTTTCCTCAGGTGGAGCTATCAATTTTTCCATTCCCATTGTATTGCCGGTTTCCACTGAGACAAAGGAGCACCTTAATGGCAGTGCAGCAGTTGCTCTGGAGTTCCGGGGCAACAGGGTCGCAATTCTGCAAAACCCAGAATTCTTTAAGCACCGCAAAGAAGAGCGTTGCGCTCGACAGTGGGGTACCACCTGTCCAAAACACCCATACATAAAGGTACCATAGGAGTAGCCATTTCTATAGCATGTACTTGCATTGGCACCTTAATGCTGTTTTGTGAAGGAATCCAGCTTGtttgtgacctttcacctcagAACTCTCAGTGCTTGTACTATATGCACTTTGACAGATGGTAATGGCGAGTGGGGATTGGCTGGTCGGAGGCGACTTGGAAGTGCTACAGCGAATCCGGTGGAACGACGGGCTAGACCAATATCGCCTCACTCCTCGAGAGCTCAAGCAAAGGTTCAAGGATATGAGAGCAGGTGTGGCTCACTTTCATTAAACAGCCATTTGTCCACACGAGTTCACACATGCAGTGAATTACAATGAGTCTAGTGGCTTCTTTCTTCACAGACGCAGTCTTTGCATTCCAGTTGAGAAATCCTGTTCACAATGGACATGCACTGCTAATGCAAGACACGCGGCGTCAGCTGGAGCAGCGAGGCTATCTCAGGcccgtgctgctgctgcacccaCTCGGTGGCTGGACAAAAGATGACGATGTCCCCCTGGAGTGGAGGATGAAGCAGCATGTTGCAGTGCTGGAGGATGGTGTGCTCGATCCAGCCTCCACAATCGTTGCCATTTTCCCCTCTCCCATGCTGTACGCAGGTCCCACCGAGGTAGGAACCAGCACGATGGAAAATTGGCAAATTAACTGCTGTTTACCTGAACGCTTAGTCCTCTGTTCGCACATCAGGTGCAGTGGCACTGTCGTGCACGGATGGTGGCCGGGGCTAATTTTTACATTGTGGGTCGAGATCCCGCTGGCATGCCCCATCCGGAATCAAAGCAGGACCTGTATGAGCCCACCCATGGAGGAAAAGTGCTGTCCATGGCCCCAGGGTTAACATCAGTAGAGATCATCCCCTTCAGGGTGGCTGCTTACAGCAGGACCAAGAAAGCCATGGACTTCTATGACAAAGAAAGGTAAAACCTGGCACTAAACATATAATCTCGTCTACGTTACACTACACTAACTGTGTTGTGTTTCCCAGACATGCTGAGTTTGAGTTCATCTCTGGTACCCGGATGAGGAAGCTAGCAAGTGGTGGAGAGAATCCCCCAGATGGCTTCATGTCCCCCAAGGCCTGGAAGGTCTTAACTGAGTATTATAGCTCCTTGCCGAAGACCCTTAACTGAAGTTTGACTGCTGTGGCACCAACATAAATGGCACTTGAACCAACACTGTAGAACCACAGGTCAACTGGCAAAACAAATGGAAAATACATTAAGTTTAACCTAAACTCagctttatttttatcttttacttaattgtacaatttattaatatatgtaaGCAGCCAATTGAAACAATGGCTTTGTCATTTTACAAATCatttaatgtatgtattttgtatCTATtcaaagcaattcatattgtcTATGCACCCaaaatctatttaaatgttGCCTAAATCTAGACAGATTAAAAGAAAACCAATAAGTGATCTTATATGATATGCAgttttttctgcattatttcTGTGAAACTGTATGATTGTTCATAGTCTCCAATCCACAAAAACAGAGATACATTTGTTACAATAATTTACCTCATAGTACTGCACTAGAATgtctattatttttatatagtgTAGTGATTATGTAGTGCATTTTAATCATCAGTATGTCTTTATATATGAATGACTGGTTAAAACTTATCTCATGTCTGAGAGTTTAGAAAAGGGAACAAACCCAGTTGTGTGCCTTTTCAATGTGCAATGAATTGTGAAAGCAACGTGAGAAAGGATTTTACCTCTTATATTTTATAGAAGAACCCATACCTGATTTGAAATATCATCTTAACAGGTGAACTTTTATAGGCTTCAGTACTCTAGGATTCTGAACCTCTTTACTGAAACCTTTtagtaaataaacttttttttgcatctgaaaGGTTTTGTGTCCCTCTGTGAGCAGATCTCTCGTTACATAACAGCCGCTCTTTGCACTTTGTCCCATGTTTTTGTTAAAGCAGTTTCACAATCAGATGGGCGCATCGTGTGTGAACTGGAGTGATGTGATAACTCTGCTGCCCTCTTCTGGGCCACGTCAGTGTCAAACGTTCTCATTGCAGAGTACTTGTAGAacagtgaaaaagaaatgaaatattcatggatTTTAATTCATACATAGAATGCTACACCCAACTACTTCTTGCTCTcctatcataaaaaaaaaacagcatcgtGAGCTGAACATGGAAGCAGGATTTTTAAGTGAGACCCAATACTGAAATGTGTTCCCAAAGAAGGCTCTCAGCCAAAATGGAATCCAATTTTATTCCACCAGTTGAGTACTAAATACTGCACAGGGCTTTCAACAAAACGCTGTGTTTTCtctagtggcagtggtggtatagcgggtaaggaagtgggccTGTTGGAAGATTGTgctcaaatcccaaaccgccgaggtgccaccgagcacggcaccatccccacgcactgctcccctggctcctgtcgtggctgcccacttctcaccaagggtgatggttaaatgcgcagttgcagtctttcacaaggaaaatcacttcacgttcactaaGTGATATTACCTTAACCCAGGGGCGCCCAATCCACATAATTAGGTTGTTAATGATCACATGATACTAATTAAGCAATGGCTCCGGAGCCACCAGCAGGGATTAGGCCATGGTAGAAAAGTCAATGTTTCCTATTAAAGACTGTGCATTCTAGGAAATGTCTAGGACGTTCCCACATTCCCCTGTGTAAATAGCCTGCTTGCTGGGCCATTGTAGCTGCCATATGCTATGAGACGCCAGTCATTCTACTGCAAATTCCGCCGCCGTGACCCATCCGGTTGAACAGGTTTTTTGATGGGCGGACGTCTGACTGCATTCCCCCCCTTTCCATTTTACAGTCTGACTCACTCCATGTGAATTTAAAGATGAAGGCTAAACCACAGAAGGATACCAGAATCAaacaattaaaatgtgaattaattCGACTGACTATGCAACCTTTCAAGGCTGGCATCACATTTAAttcttgagaaaaaaaattcagttaaTGTACCCTAAATCAATGACATTAATTTGCCATGAAAGGAGCAATTAAGGGAATATCTGATCAAACATCCAGTCAAGATTCTACGCAGATAGCTTCGGAACAAGCGTcttcttatttaaatgcattgccCATATTCCTGTGGAGTGGAGCAGCTGCTAAGCTGTATACGTTCTATACAATATATGTTCTAAGTATCGCGGGAGCATCTGCACGCTCGTTTTGCAACATGAAACAACGTCGCTAGAAGCATTGGAAACTTCCCCAATTACTAGAACACGTGACCACTTTGACAGGGCGGAGAGCGCTGCCGTAGAGGAGGTGTATTCCTCCGCGAGAAACAAAAGGGCTTAATGTGCAGAATATTAGGACGTCGCCCGCATATTTGTTCGGTGTATTTCGAAACGGTCAACATCTGTAATTAAACAATGAATTTCGTTTAAAAGGGATCGATTTGAAGCGCAGGCGGAGACTGGAGATCTACTTATTTGCGGCGGTAGGATATTtagtaagaaaaaaaacgacTTGGTCTACcttcttttttcctctgttggaagccatgatggaaGTTTGAGAGTTCAGCTGGAAGAGAATCgcgagaagaaaataaaaaaagatgatgaTTCCCCTGGATGAATCCGTCAGATATTACAACGCGGAGCAAGTCGCCTCTGTCCGCTCTGTCTGCGTTTGAGGTGGAGCCCACCGATCTTCGGAATTTCCAGTCAAATCTGACGACGACGATGATCCTTCGTTAGGAGGCTTTTTGGATAAGAAAGAGGCAGCTGGCTAGCCATTGTCGCTAGCTCGGAAATGCTAGCTAGCGCCGTCGCGGGCAGCCTGAGTCCGGGGTTTTCCGAATTTTCCGCGCTAGCCGCGATGGAGGGGCCGCTCTCCTCTCTGCGGACCTAATCACGGCGTCCGCGGTGGACTCACAGACTCTGGCCGTGTCTCGTGCGTTCCGGTTCGGCTGCTCGGCTGTCGGATATTCCGTTTCACTTGGCGGCTTGCGCGGCGAGCTGCGGGATTTTTCGGGGGAAGTCGAGGGCCTGCTGTGGTGGAGCCGGGCGAAGGGCCCGTCTTTATGATCCAGAGGCCACACTAATCCCGCTCGACCGCGACAAGCACCGCGCTGCCCCGCCAGCTCGGTCGGCGAGGCGGAGGAAGGAGCTGCAGAAACCCGAGAGGAGCGAGCGGGCGACCGGGGGACGCAGTTCAAGGCGAGGACCCCCCCCCTTAAGCCactgtacaaatatatataaatatacatatataaagaaGAATTAACAGACGGACTCCGCAATGGCTGCAATAATTAAGGAAATCGTGAGTCGAAATAAAAGACGCTATCAAGAGGATGGATTCGACTTGGACTTGACTTGTATCCTTAACGCTGTTCTTCGCGCACTGGGCTCCGCATCCCGGAGTCGGGTCTCCTCTTCACTTTTTAcgtacacacatatatattttatattggaATATGAGTTGGCGTTTACTATATTCTCGTTTCGACAGGTCGGGCGAAACTCTCCTGGCGGCCTTCTGCCGACCTGCTCGTCGggagagcgttttttttttttttttaatttttttttttttttacttttgttagCGGCTAGTTGCGGCTAGCATTGATCCGAGCCGACCGCCGCGACACATGCAGCCGCGCTGCGACGCCAGCCTGGCGGGCTTCCTCCGAGCGTGTCCGCCGCCCTCGGGCTGTTGCACCGGAGCTGAGACGGTCGGCGTCCGTCGTGGCGTGTGATAACCGTGCACCGAACGAGGAAACGCAGTCGCCGCCTGATTTAGGTTCCGTTGACGCCAAACAATGGGCACTAACTTTACCGGCGGTTCCTAAAAGCAGAGGGCCGCGTTGGCTCGCTATATCTACGCGCCGCTTGTGTTTCTGGACTGAGGGTcgttacaatattttttttttcccgtcatTACAGCGATAATTAATGAGGATGAGATGCATGCAATTGCGCTCCATTGTCCCGTTTTTATCTAATGCTGTATAAAACGTATATCTAGACCACCGTGGGGTCGTTTTACAAATCGGGTCACCTGCTAAAATGTGACCTATTATGGGGGTAAGATGCCCCAGTTGTTAAGTTCACCGAGATCATCAGCGCAgctttatttctctctttttttttattttttttttattattattaatatgaaacaAGCAGTAATGATGTATCAGTTGCGTGGTCTAGAAGAGACAGGCATCACGTAACCTTTTCACACTGCAGTCGTTATACCACAAATAAGCTCGCCATGGTATGAAACCGAGTGTTAACAGGTCTTCTGTTTCTCACATGCATCGGTGTCTCATAGAAAGTATACGTTTTTATGATCATGAGCAGAGTAGATGGATGCATGCATACAGCTTTTTTGTGTCCTACCTACCTTTGACGGtgagaaatattaatattgtcatTTTACAGTCCCCTAAACATTTTTTGGATGGTTAAGTGCAATATTTATGCTGCAGTTCCTTCTGGTCTCTGTATAATTGATGCTTATAACGTTACATTTGCTCCATAATTTTTATTGAGaccatctcatttatttttctgttacAAGGTTTTGTAATTTTTCCATCCTCGTGCAGAATAATGTCAAAAGCCTCTGAAAAGTGTAATATAATTTTAGGTAGCATCTCCCAGACTTGCTGTACATGAGCATCAACCCCCTGCTGATGTCTAGCCTACCACAAAGAAACCACTGTCACTTCTTCCTGACACAGCAGTGGTAAATctctccatcatctgtaaggtGAGCCGGCTGCTCTGCAAGGCAGGCTGGGGGAGGGTCAAAGGTCGCAAGAGCAGTTACTGCTAAAGATCTGAAATCAGTGGCATCATTGTGCTTATCTGTAGTGCACTTTCTGTTCTTGAATTCAGTTGTAGGCAGCTGCGGTGGCAGAGGTGTTGCTCTGGATTTGTAATCTGTCCCTTTAGCAGGACTTGTGCATCTTATTCTCGAGTGAAGACGCCGCTTTGTCCCTTCAGGGCGTGCAGTCCCTTCCCAGTCCCTTGTGCTGAGGCTTTTGTGACTGAACGTGGTGGTGCCTCAGTGGCCGATTGCATTTTTCTCCTTTCTGGCATGGTATCTAAAACAATATGGCCCTGTGCCCTTATGTAACGCAGTATCTGAGTTCTGGGAATGGGCCTTAAAATAGAGCACTGCTGAGCTGCTATCaggagggaggggagaagaGAGGCCtgggtccacacacacacacacacacacacagacagacacttcTGCATGGGTACTTGTAGAGGAGTGACTGCTGATTTAAAACGCAGCATCCAGCTTCAGCACAGGTAGATATGGGCTTGGCTGTTGGAAAAACGATATTTTTAGATATAACTAGACATACTGTACTTTGCTATACTAGCATTGTACAAATACACACCGGGTCACTCAAGCTGCTGTCATTGgtgaagtaaaataaataacacactgTTTAGTGAAcattaaagtattaaaaatgGATTACAGCAAATAGTATATATTGTTTGGTATAGGTCTGTTCCCTTTCTTTGAAATCATCTGTGTGACTGCGACGACTTTACTAATCGTTTTTCTTCGTTTTTTCCTTGCAAAGTGGAATTAGCACAGTTGTAGCTGACAGCGAGTCAAAGTCAGAGTGGCCCACTTAGCCTGTCTCAATTATCGTCAGATTTTGCTGCAGTCGTTCTTTAGTCCTGACCATCTTTGCACATACCACAGCTCC
Above is a genomic segment from Denticeps clupeoides chromosome 8, fDenClu1.1, whole genome shotgun sequence containing:
- the papss2a gene encoding bifunctional 3'-phosphoadenosine 5'-phosphosulfate synthase 2a; this encodes MSGEPGHRAMKRSTNVVYQAHHVSRSKRGSVVGIRGGFRGCTVWLTGLSGAGKTTVGFALEEYLVSHSIPCYSLDGDNIRHGLNKNLGFSAEDREENVRRIAEVARLFADAGLVCITSFISPFTKDRAEARLIHERAGLPFFEVFVNAPLEVCESRDVKGLYKKARAGEIKGFTGIDSEYESPEDPELVLKTGELTVSDCIQHVVELLKEQRIVPSGAVEEINELFVPENMLKLALADASALPTISISELDLQWVQVLAEGWASPLKGFMREREYLQVLHFNNLLDGGAINFSIPIVLPVSTETKEHLNGSAAVALEFRGNRVAILQNPEFFKHRKEERCARQWGTTCPKHPYIKMVMASGDWLVGGDLEVLQRIRWNDGLDQYRLTPRELKQRFKDMRADAVFAFQLRNPVHNGHALLMQDTRRQLEQRGYLRPVLLLHPLGGWTKDDDVPLEWRMKQHVAVLEDGVLDPASTIVAIFPSPMLYAGPTEVQWHCRARMVAGANFYIVGRDPAGMPHPESKQDLYEPTHGGKVLSMAPGLTSVEIIPFRVAAYSRTKKAMDFYDKERHAEFEFISGTRMRKLASGGENPPDGFMSPKAWKVLTEYYSSLPKTLN